A genome region from Dreissena polymorpha isolate Duluth1 chromosome 16, UMN_Dpol_1.0, whole genome shotgun sequence includes the following:
- the LOC127861836 gene encoding enhancer of split mgamma protein-like, translating to MAAIKHERHDTTRYLRKIRKPLVEKQRRERMNKSIDQLKLLIADTIKEQAAPMTRVDKADILDLTVFHLTTVQHHQRSATMATEAAAYNAGFKDCFREVMTYLSACKVTDVSSAYNLSAHLHQTLTEKIRFNPNKGKASGRTANNFISTPARNNDVSFITSPSLYTPNLSPIVSNSSINGFLRTKMCTTEPGNTRDDMSFRYDSSTDSCYSSMDVSMATSFDATSGSEDVVAIGNGQDDKVGHVIRDSFWRPFEL from the exons ATGGCTGCCATAAAGCATGAGCGACACGATACTACTCGCTACTTAAGAAAG ATCCGAAAGCCCCTTGTTGAGAAACAGCGACGAGAGCGAATGAACAAAAGCATCGACCAACTAAAGCTTCTTATAGCGGACACGATCAAAGAACAG GCCGCCCCCATGACACGTGTAGACAAGGCCGATATTCTCGATCTTACAGTGTTTCACTTGACAACGGTTCAACATCATCAACGTTCAGCTACCATGGCTACGGAGGCTGCAGCCTACAATGCTGGGTTCAAGGACTGTTTCAGAGAGGTTATGACCTACTTATCAGCTTGCAAGGTCACAGACGTCAGTTCGGCCTATAATTTGAGTGCTCATCTTCATCAGACGCTTACTGAGAAAATCAGATTTAATCCAAACAAAGGCAAAGCAAGTGGACGTACCGCAAATAATTTCATTTCGACTCCAGCCAGAAACAATGACGTCAGCTTTATTACTTCACCCTCTCTTTATACGCCAAACTTGTCTCCAATTGTTTCAAATAGCTCAATCAACGGATTTCTTCGAACAAAGATGTGCACAACAGAGCCAGGAAATACAAGAGACGACATGAGTTTCCGTTACGACAGCAGTACCGACTCATGTTATTCCAGCATGGACGTCTCCATGGCTACCAGTTTCGACGCAACATCCGGATCAGAAGATGTTGTCGCCATTGGCAACGGACAAGATGACAAAGTTGGTCACGTGATAAGGGACTCTTTCTGGAGACCGTTCGAATTATAG